The following are from one region of the Girardinichthys multiradiatus isolate DD_20200921_A chromosome 9, DD_fGirMul_XY1, whole genome shotgun sequence genome:
- the LOC124873889 gene encoding cornifelin-like, with protein sequence MPAETDWNSGLYSCFDDMKSCCYGFWCCPCIACSVSAELGQNQCLPLCDICGPAVMSAFGIPLCVPPAGLALRVGIRYKHNIKGSLFKDIATSCVCVWCTWYQMHQELKHRKNTPAVVNIQPARQ encoded by the exons ATGCCTGCAGAAACAGACTGGAACTCTGGCCTCTATAGCTGCTTTGATGATATGAAGTCTT GCTGCTATGGTTTCTGGTGCTGCCCCTGTATTGCCTGCTCCGTGTCTGCAGAGTTAGGACAGAATCAGTGTCTTCCACTGTGTGACATCTGCGGGCCTGCTGTCATGTCTGCTTTTGGGATACCTCTGTGCGTGCCCCCTGCGGGGCTGGCCCTCAGAGTCGGCATACGGTACAAACATAACATTAAG GGTTCTCTCTTTAAGGATATTGCTACGTCCTGCGTCTGTGTGTGGTGCACCTGGTACCAAATGCATCAGGAGCTGAAGCATCGCAAGAACACCCCTGCTGTTGTCAACATACAGCCTGCAAGGCAATAA